One region of Arthrobacter sp. StoSoilB22 genomic DNA includes:
- a CDS encoding DUF4011 domain-containing protein yields the protein MPVWSKASKASTEKKAEVVSVGQGQEEGSEELRKWLSGLKPVTGADTMLRFVKTPEGAIDLSNAHPSGLAQLLAGRRTRLSTLIRDRQQYLVAARAARNIRSKIFELSNDRGIEAGYLSAGTVVWTSAVGGKPQRVSAPVMLTSIVLTVRPGEDDFELQLTEQARMNPALVRHLKTVHGIVFDVNAVARMAYNTARLDPQPVLDRLTTLIQPIHGAEVEFNLLVTTLADLSGNLDDPWINMNNPTVAALSTAANGGDIEPEPIKAGRFPSLDLRDPADELLLLDADTDQQYVVDAVRAGDSLVVSTPPGSGQTQTAINAIGALVSEGKSILVVGDRQTSLAGLSGHLESLGLESMLFRPGNGTTPQQLKGQLVRAIMRNEKALEPQLGNLHQTLTSHRHALMDHVASLHNVRERWGCSPYQAMQSLAELTSIHPAPSTTVRLKRSVLDNIKDREELAGRLRRAAELGSFSRSSTSSPWYGARLVTRKETEEAQQLARSAEEKLPVLRDRMKQLSDHAEIRLGETFTEWGAQLELLIAVRESLDKFTPDIFDRPVHDLISATATSAWRRERNLEMPSMQRSRLRRVAKEYVRPGVHIADLHSSLVLVQEQRALWAGYATTQRHPAVPSGLADLGALYRELDGELRRLGDALKYTSDGGALHGTRYAPLMERLERLVADTATLETLPERTLLIEEMREHGLGELLADLAAREVPASSVAAELDLAWWQSALEAMISGDDYLAMSDGDSLRRLEAEYRLADQAHIASGAARLRWQLAQKWRQGLLEHPRQAELLRALLKDGRVTLPALSAQAPDLVPLLVPVWSVSPYLLTGVLPAEQKFDAVVIIDAESTSLQAVLPAIARARQVVAFGDAKIAHARTFSVAVEPPVAGVASHENVDSAFKALARVLPTWQLNWVYRAVDEDLILQLSKNYYDGGLRRLPDGNSVTGLDRSIHVEYIPDGTGLPGADHEGVESVTAEVNRVVDLVFEHARLRPRTSLAVVTASLRHAARIGEAIRLQLPNHPLLSSFFGAGPESFRVVDLERAQGLVRDHVIFSLGYGRTPHGRALHSFGPLSTEGGRNRFALAMTRARRSMHVLTCFRPEDLDLDRLAHGAVDFYELLDRELSGNSNLGTPASRAVASEQALGEDPLVADLGDRLRARGARVWHLYDGVLDIAAAADPVHTIGREGAEIPTPVAIESDGTERYRRMSVRERSRLRPQLLERMGWRYMSLWTIEVFTDPSSCADRIGSYLGLENHLAQSASTHSGFLHAPGEELTSVTDQPLLAGDSVEHAEGEEPQHDVHEAENSKEAPLMDQETGGEDRATEETGENTAGPTEAAGEPKSPAAKTGPSGILPTKAAEDDPRRWGDDSNYDHEQWLKEQKPPHWG from the coding sequence ATGCCGGTATGGTCCAAGGCGTCTAAAGCTAGTACAGAAAAGAAGGCAGAAGTCGTGTCAGTAGGTCAAGGCCAGGAAGAGGGCTCCGAAGAGCTCCGCAAATGGCTGTCTGGTCTCAAACCCGTCACCGGGGCCGACACCATGCTGCGCTTCGTCAAGACGCCTGAAGGCGCCATCGATCTCAGCAACGCCCACCCGTCCGGGCTGGCGCAGTTGCTTGCAGGCCGACGAACACGGCTTTCCACGCTCATCAGGGATCGTCAACAGTACCTGGTCGCAGCCAGGGCGGCCCGCAACATCCGGTCCAAGATCTTCGAGCTCAGCAACGACCGCGGCATCGAGGCCGGGTACTTGTCCGCCGGGACCGTCGTGTGGACCTCTGCCGTTGGCGGTAAGCCCCAACGCGTTTCTGCCCCCGTGATGCTTACTTCCATTGTCCTCACGGTCAGGCCTGGCGAGGACGACTTTGAGCTTCAGCTCACCGAGCAGGCGCGAATGAACCCTGCCCTGGTGCGCCATCTGAAGACAGTTCATGGCATCGTCTTTGATGTTAACGCTGTAGCGCGCATGGCCTACAACACTGCCCGGCTTGATCCCCAGCCTGTCCTGGATCGGTTAACCACGCTGATTCAGCCGATTCATGGCGCAGAGGTGGAGTTTAACCTGCTGGTCACTACGCTGGCTGATCTCTCCGGCAACCTGGATGATCCATGGATCAACATGAACAACCCCACGGTTGCAGCACTCTCGACTGCCGCCAACGGCGGAGACATTGAACCAGAGCCGATCAAGGCAGGCCGGTTCCCAAGCCTGGACCTTCGGGATCCGGCCGATGAGCTTCTCCTGCTCGATGCTGATACGGATCAGCAGTATGTAGTTGATGCCGTTCGTGCCGGGGACTCACTTGTTGTCAGCACCCCGCCAGGAAGCGGCCAAACGCAAACAGCAATCAACGCAATAGGTGCGTTGGTCAGCGAAGGCAAGTCCATTCTGGTGGTGGGGGACAGGCAGACCAGCCTTGCAGGACTTTCCGGCCACCTTGAATCCCTGGGCCTGGAGTCGATGCTCTTCCGGCCCGGTAATGGAACCACTCCTCAGCAACTCAAAGGCCAGTTGGTCAGAGCCATCATGCGCAATGAGAAAGCGCTTGAGCCACAGCTGGGCAACCTTCACCAGACACTTACCAGCCACCGTCATGCACTGATGGACCATGTAGCCTCCCTGCATAACGTCCGTGAGCGGTGGGGTTGCTCGCCGTACCAGGCAATGCAGTCACTTGCCGAATTGACCTCAATTCACCCTGCACCCTCCACTACGGTGCGCTTGAAGCGAAGCGTCCTGGACAATATCAAGGACCGTGAAGAGCTCGCTGGCCGATTGCGTCGGGCCGCCGAGCTTGGCAGCTTCAGCCGGTCCTCCACCTCGAGCCCCTGGTATGGCGCCCGTTTGGTGACCCGCAAGGAGACCGAGGAAGCACAGCAGCTTGCCCGCTCGGCCGAGGAGAAACTTCCGGTCCTGCGGGATCGCATGAAGCAGCTTTCCGATCACGCCGAGATCCGCCTAGGTGAAACTTTCACCGAATGGGGCGCTCAGCTGGAACTGCTCATTGCCGTACGCGAGAGCCTGGATAAGTTCACCCCGGATATCTTTGACCGGCCGGTGCACGATCTCATCTCCGCCACTGCCACCTCTGCCTGGCGCCGTGAGCGCAACCTTGAGATGCCCTCCATGCAGCGCTCCCGCCTGCGTCGGGTAGCTAAGGAATACGTGCGGCCCGGTGTTCACATTGCGGACCTTCACAGCTCCTTAGTGCTGGTCCAGGAGCAGCGTGCTCTGTGGGCAGGGTATGCAACAACCCAGCGGCACCCGGCTGTTCCTTCCGGCCTTGCCGATCTCGGTGCACTCTACCGGGAACTCGATGGCGAGCTGCGCCGCCTGGGTGATGCGCTCAAGTACACCTCCGATGGTGGAGCCCTGCACGGGACGCGGTATGCCCCACTCATGGAACGGTTGGAGCGGCTCGTTGCAGACACAGCCACTTTGGAGACGCTTCCTGAGCGGACGCTCCTTATCGAGGAAATGCGCGAGCACGGGCTCGGTGAACTGCTGGCGGATCTTGCTGCCCGGGAAGTCCCGGCGTCTTCTGTAGCCGCCGAACTGGATCTGGCTTGGTGGCAGTCCGCGCTGGAGGCGATGATCAGCGGTGATGATTACCTCGCCATGTCCGACGGTGATTCACTGCGCCGCCTCGAAGCCGAATACCGCCTTGCGGACCAAGCCCACATTGCCAGTGGCGCCGCTCGCCTCCGTTGGCAGCTGGCCCAGAAATGGCGTCAGGGTCTCCTTGAACATCCCAGGCAGGCGGAGCTACTCCGCGCCCTGTTGAAGGATGGCCGGGTGACGCTGCCCGCCCTGAGCGCCCAGGCCCCGGACCTGGTACCCCTGCTGGTGCCGGTATGGTCCGTCAGTCCTTACTTGCTCACCGGGGTGCTCCCGGCCGAGCAAAAATTCGATGCCGTGGTGATCATCGACGCCGAATCCACTTCATTGCAGGCTGTTCTCCCGGCCATCGCCCGGGCACGCCAGGTAGTTGCCTTCGGCGACGCGAAAATTGCCCATGCGCGCACGTTCAGCGTCGCCGTGGAGCCGCCTGTGGCCGGGGTAGCCAGCCACGAGAATGTGGACAGTGCCTTCAAGGCATTGGCCAGGGTCCTTCCCACCTGGCAGCTGAACTGGGTCTACCGTGCGGTGGACGAGGACCTGATCCTCCAGTTGAGCAAAAACTATTACGACGGTGGCCTGCGTCGTTTGCCCGACGGCAACTCGGTCACCGGCTTGGACCGATCAATCCACGTAGAGTACATACCGGACGGCACCGGGCTGCCTGGGGCGGACCATGAGGGCGTTGAGTCCGTCACCGCGGAGGTCAACCGCGTTGTGGATCTTGTGTTCGAACACGCAAGGCTCCGGCCCCGTACATCACTCGCCGTGGTGACGGCGAGCCTGCGCCATGCTGCCAGGATTGGCGAAGCCATCAGGCTGCAATTGCCCAACCACCCCCTGCTGTCCAGCTTCTTCGGAGCCGGCCCCGAGTCTTTCCGTGTGGTGGACCTTGAGCGCGCACAGGGCCTTGTCCGCGACCATGTGATCTTCTCACTAGGCTATGGCCGCACACCGCATGGCCGTGCGCTCCATTCCTTCGGTCCGTTGTCCACCGAGGGCGGGCGTAACCGTTTCGCCCTGGCAATGACACGTGCCCGGCGCTCCATGCACGTCCTGACGTGCTTCCGGCCCGAGGATCTCGACCTTGATCGCCTGGCCCATGGTGCTGTGGACTTCTATGAACTCCTGGACCGGGAGCTCTCCGGCAACAGCAACCTCGGAACGCCCGCCTCCCGCGCTGTCGCCAGTGAGCAGGCTTTAGGTGAAGATCCGTTGGTGGCCGATCTGGGCGACCGTTTGCGCGCCCGCGGAGCCAGGGTATGGCATCTCTACGACGGCGTGCTGGATATAGCGGCGGCTGCGGACCCCGTCCACACCATTGGCCGGGAGGGTGCTGAAATCCCCACCCCCGTTGCCATCGAATCCGATGGTACTGAACGCTACCGGCGGATGAGCGTCCGTGAACGGAGCCGCCTGCGGCCGCAACTGTTGGAGCGCATGGGATGGCGCTATATGTCGCTCTGGACGATCGAGGTCTTCACCGATCCTTCGTCCTGCGCGGACCGGATAGGCTCCTACTTGGGCCTCGAGAATCACCTTGCACAGTCTGCCTCCACCCACAGTGGTTTCCTTCACGCCCCTGGGGAAGAATTGACCTCGGTAACTGACCAGCCTCTGTTGGCCGGAGATTCCGTTGAGCATGCTGAGGGTGAAGAACCTCAACACGACGTCCATGAAGCAGAGAATTCGAAAGAAGCACCACTGATGGATCAGGAAACAGGCGGCGAGGACCGCGCTACTGAGGAAACCGGCGAGAACACCGCTGGTCCTACGGAGGCGGCCGGGGAACCGAAGTCCCCGGCAGCCAAGACCGGCCCGAGCGGGATTCTGCCCACCAAGGCCGCTGAGGATGATCCCCGGCGGTGGGGCGATGACTCCAACTACGACCATGAGCAGTGGCTCAAGGAACAGAAACCCCCGCACTGGGGCTGA